The Solenopsis invicta isolate M01_SB chromosome 3, UNIL_Sinv_3.0, whole genome shotgun sequence region CTACTCCCACCCATAGCCCCGGCGCTTCAACCTGCAGTCGCGTGGGAGTTAAGGGACATAAGAACGTCAGTCTGGACAATCAGCGCATCTCCACTCCCCACTTCTGCGAGATCGCGTTCTTTTGCTACCTACGcgagatagaaaaaatatagagGCGCGCCAAAAGGGTAGATACCTCTGATGAGGATAcgagattatataaatatacgatatatggtacataatttaacttaaaaaaagtattattttttaataattatataataatgtcgGGAAAGAAACTTAGTGGCTTTCAGCGTCGGAAAAGAAAGGTAGAATATGAAAAAGAAGATACGAAATCCAGAAAATTAATGGCtggatttttaaaaacaaatcagTCGATAGCATATAAGGAAGTAGATTCGGATGCAGAGGCAAGAGATgactgtattaataattatcagaaTGAGCCTAATATTTCAGGTGTGCAGAACgcccaattaaataaaaataatgaggacCAAGATGATGATGCGaatcaatcaaatatttcaGAGGAAATAAATACTGATGAAACCAAAAacgtaaaagaaaacaatgacgAAGATCAGTTTGAAAAATCTAGTTATTCCGATGAATTAGAACAATCAGATCTATCGAAAGTAATtcttgatatatttaaataccaCGATATTGCATATTTAGAATTTGACGAAACATCGCACTTGCCAAAAATATCGCAGCAGCTTCGTACTGAGATGATTATTCGAGGCTCAGAATATTTCCAGAACAAATCTGGTCCATTTGTACCGTCAGGTGGACGGTCAATGACTGTGTCATGGTTTAAACGGCGACTTGCTAATCAAAAAGGAAATGAAGTAAATAGATCGTGGCTACTTTATTCACCATCGAAAAAGGCGGCTTATTGTTTTTCTTGCTTATTATTTCCTTCGTCCAAGCCCAATACGAGATCATCTTTTGAATTGGCTACTGGATTTAGTAACTGGAAGAAGCCAGAAAAATTGTCAGCGCATGAAAATAGTCCTAGTCACCGTAAATCGTTTACTAGTTGGAAAGAAACGGAACGAAGattaattaaaggaaaaataCTTGATTCTGAACTAGAAGCTCAGATTGCATCTGAGAAACAACGATGGCGAGATGTGTTAGATAGATTACTTGCTTGCATAAAGTATTTTGCCACTCAAAATTTGCCATTGCGTGGCCATTCAGAAAGCTTAAGTCATGACGATGGTAAAAATTTGGGAAACTTCCTATCTCTTCTAAAACTAATAGCTCGGTACGACCCACTTTTAAAAAACCATCTCAACTATGCTATCGAGAATCCACACTCTACATCCTACTTATCTCCGCAAATTCAGAATGAATTTATTCATCTTCTTTCCTCTGCTGTCAGGAACAAATTGGTAaacgacataaaaaaaataaatattatggcATTTTGCTTGACTCGACTCCAGATCTCGCACATCGAGAGCAACTGTCTGAAGTTATCAGATACGTAGATAtcgattttgttaataaaacagTTGTCATTAAAGAATCCTTTTTAGGATTTATAGAGTTGCACGCTAAAAATGCAGCTTCTATAGAAAAAGTGATTGTGGAGAAATTGAATTCTGACAACATATCTTTAGATAATTGCAGGTCACAATGCTATGATAACGCGGCTGTGATGGCTGGATATATATCTGGAGTTCAACAAAGGATCTGTGAGAGAAATCATCGAGCTTTGTTTGTTAATTGTGATAACCACAGTTTAAATTTAGTAGGTGTACATTCAGCTAAGCAAGATCCACTTGTCGTTACATTTTTTGGTAAATTGgagaatatttatttgtttttttcgcGATCGACTTTGCGATGGGAAGAATTAAAGAAAGCCGTGAAGAAAACAGTAAAGCGTGAATCCGAAACCCGATGGAGTGCGAGGTATGAAGCTGTTAATGCTCTTTTTGATGGGCTCGATGCACTAGTGAACCTATTGGAGAAAATGTCAGGTGACTCGAATAATACAAATGAGACAAGAAGTGAGGCAGAAtgtttactagaaaatattttaaatttcaacttCTTAGTTCTGTTGCATTTCTGGAATAACATCCTAAGACGATTTGATCGCGTACAGAAACGTCTTCAAGATCACACGATGAACTTCTGGGATGCAGCTTGTGATTTGAAATCCCTAAAAATTGACATCAACAATTTGAGAGATGAATTTTGTCAAGATGCTGTTGAATATGGGAAGATGAAATGTGAAAGTTGGGATATAGATATTGAACGACGCATAAGAAGACGGCGAAAGATGCCTGGGGAAGTAACAACAGATGTAGGATTATCAGCAAGTGAAGAGATAATGCGCGTTATGAAAAGCGTTTTAGATCGGCTTCAACAAGAAATAATCACGAGATTTACTCGCCTGGaagatttaaattcaaaatttgggTTTTTACTTAATGTTACAGAGTTACTTCATGAAAAAAACACGGATAATCTTCGTCAACATTGTTCTAATTTCGGTGAATTTTATAACATAGATGTTGACGGAAATGAACTCTATAGTGAGATCTGTGACGCCAAGATGTTACTTCATACTCGCGGCGATACATTACCAGATACTCCGATGAAGCttctttcatttataatatcatACGGTGATGACGTGTTTCCCAACTTGTGCGTTGCCTTGCAAATTCTTCTCACAATTGCTGTTTCAATTGCCAGTTGTGAACGCTCTTtcagcaaattaaaattaattctttcgtATCTACGTACATCAATGGGACAAAATCGCCTAAGTGATCTTGCTCTACTCAGCATAGAGAAAGAAACATTAGATCTGGTGGATTTCAATGAAGTAATTGATAAATTTGCGATTACGAAGgccagaaaaattaatatttaatatttcgagaaagctcgcttctataaaaataaaaaaaatgcaaaaaaaacttaaaaaagaaaaacacaaaaaaattaaaaaaagaaaaatgcaaaaaaaacttaaaaaaagaaaaatacaaaaaacgaAAAATGGAGTCGATAACCGCCACGTCCTCGATTCGTGACTCTGGGTTTAGCTGAGAGCggttatattgtatattgttcaataattgaaagtaatattatgtattaactGTAAAACATACTAAGATGAAAAAGTTTAGCACGAGAGTACGcagctttttttaatttattggatGTACCAATTGATTTTGATAGATTTTTTCATTTCATCTTTCTGGACACATTTAAGTTAGAATATCTCGGGAACCTGATAATGGTAATGGAGCGATTTAGGTCACGGTTGGACTTGAATTCAGCGAATCAGCATGCCAAAAATCTTTGGAATTAGCTATAGAGGTCTAACGGATAGAGGGCGCAAATAACATTACATTGAAATGTCCCCGGGCGCCACACTCTCTCGCTACGCCTCTGGTATTGCCCGTGAAAATATGACTGGTCAATGGGAAGACATTAACAAAATCAAGAATCGTGGGCAAAAGGCTAAATATCACGTCGGTGATCTCGTTCGCGTCAGTAGAGCGAAAGGCACCTTTGAGAAAGGATACGAAGCAAACTGGAGTGAGAAGATATTTAGAATTCACCGTATTCTCGAATGGCGAAATCCACGTGTGTACGAATTGAGTGATTTAGCAAGAGAAGTCATAGACGGGATTTTTTACGAGCAAGAATTGGGGAGAATTGATAAAGATCTGCAAGAGGAAGAGTTCATCGTCGATCGTGTGATAAAGAGTAGGGGACGTGGAACTAATAAACAACTACTGGTTAGTTGGCGAGGTTATCCTAGCAAATTCGACTCTTGGATCCCAGCTTCGAGTTTAACTCGACTACGAGATGTCGCCACCGGAGCAATTTCACATGATTCTTCCGAGCAATAGCAGTATGaagtattttccggaaaatactaCTTCTTCTTTCATCACTGAATTACCTCAAACTGTAGAATTGCAGGGGGAATGGGAAGTCGCGCTAAGCGAGATTCAATTTCCCTGCAGTTTTCTTCACGTACGTCAGTTTCCCAAAAATGAGATCACATTTTTCCGTTGGCCGAATGATATTTTGTTCGATGAGATACAGAATGCAACAAATGTGTTGCATCACAGAACACAGCGGTTTTTACGTAAATATCGAGGATCTTATCCTTGAGATTAACGATGTATGCCAAGATTCACATTTTGATTTCAAAATACAAAAGAACATTACCAGCATTTCGGAATTATTGACTAAAATGCGGACATCAATACCCGCAGAATTTGTTCGTAAACCAAGGGAATTGCATTACCTAAGCTTATGGAAAGCTACAGAATTGAGGCAATTTCTGTTATATATTGGcccaattattttaaagaattacataactaaagatatttacaagaattttttaacgCTGCATGTGGCTATTCGGCTATTGTGTTCTTCAGATCTTTCGCATGTTACTTATGCCGAATCTTTACTACAACACTTTGTTCAatcatttaaatcttatatggACCACAGCACATTTCTCATAATATACATGCACTAACTCATCTAACAGatgatgttaaaaaatttggcACATTAGATACGTTCAGCGcttttcgatatg contains the following coding sequences:
- the LOC120357136 gene encoding zinc finger MYM-type protein 1-like, whose product is MSGKKLSGFQRRKRKVEYEKEDTKSRKLMAGFLKTNQSIAYKEVDSDAEARDDCINNYQNEPNISGVQNAQLNKNNEDQDDDANQSNISEEINTDETKNVKENNDEDQFEKSSYSDELEQSDLSKVILDIFKYHDIAYLEFDETSHLPKISQQLRTEMIIRGSEYFQNKSGPFVPSGGRSMTVSWFKRRLANQKGNEVNRSWLLYSPSKKAAYCFSCLLFPSSKPNTRSSFELATGFSNWKKPEKLSAHENSPSHRKSFTSWKETERRLIKGKILDSELEAQIASEKQRWRDVLDRLLACIKYFATQNLPLRGHSESLSHDDGFIELHAKNAASIEKVIVEKLNSDNISLDNCRSQCYDNAAVMAGYISGVQQRICERNHRALFVNCDNHSLNLVGVHSAKQDPLVVTFFGKLENIYLFFSRSTLRWEELKKAVKKTVKRESETRWSARYEAVNALFDGLDALVNLLEKMSGDSNNTNETRSEAECLLENILNFNFLVLLHFWNNILRRFDRVQKRLQDHTMNFWDAACDLKSLKIDINNLRDEFCQDAVEYGKMKCESWDIDIERRIRRRRKMPGEVTTDVGLSASEEIMRVMKSVLDRLQQEIITRFTRLEDLNSKFGFLLNVTELLHEKNTDNLRQHCSNFGEFYNIDVDGNELYSEICDAKMLLHTRGDTLPDTPMKLLSFIISYGDDVFPNLCVALQILLTIAVSIASCERSFSKLKLILSYLRTSMGQNRLSDLALLSIEKETLDLVDFNEVIDKFAITKARKINI